A stretch of DNA from Curtobacterium sp. MCBD17_035:
GAGTTCGACACGACCTGCCAACGAGACGGCGCGGTGACCGTGAACGCGAACGTCGCCTTGAGGTCGGGCTGCTCGAACACGGTGAACATCCGGCGCGAGTCCGGGACCTCGAACTGGGAGTAGAGGTAGACCTCGCCGTCGACGGGGTCGACGAAGCGGTGCAGGCCCTCGCCCGTGTTGGTGTACCGCATGTCGGCGACGACGGTGAGCTCGTTCTCGGCCTGGAGATCGTCGAGGCGGATGCGCACGCCGTCGTTGACGTCCGCCACGTCGAGCGCGGTGCCGTTGAGCGTGACCGCGTGCACGGCCGCGGTGATCGCGTCGATGAACGTCGCGGCACCCGGCGTCGCGGAGAACCGCACGGTCGTGGTGCTCCCGAAGGTCTCGTCACCCCGTGTCAGGTCGAGGTCGACCTCGTAGGCGGCGACGTCGACGACGGCCGCACGCTCCTGGGCTTCGATTCGGGTGAGGTTCTCTCCGGGCACGGGCCGCTCCATCCTTCTGCGAGCGCGCAGGCGTCGTGGGCCCGGCGCGTCGGGGGTGTCGTCGCCGTCGATGGCGACCCGTCAACCCTACCGACGCGCGTAGTGTCACCGGCATGACGGACACCGCTGTGGACAGCTCCCCGACGACCCCGACCGCTGTGGACTTCTGGTTCGACCCCACGTGTCCCTGGGCGTGGATGACGAGCCGCTGGGTGGGCGAGGTCGAGCAGCACCGCGACCTCGACGTCACGTGGCACGTCATGAGCCTGTTCGTCCTCAACGAGGGCCAGGACATCCCCGAGAACTACAAGGAGGCGCTCGACCGGAACCAGGTGTACTCGCGGCTCGTCACCGCGGCGCGCCTCCGCCACGGCCAGGACGTCGTCAAGCGCCTGTACGACGCCCTCGGCGAGCACATCCACCACCGTCAGGAGAAGGACCCGCAGCAGGTCGTGCCCACCGTCCTGGAGGAGCTCGGACTCGAGGCCGATCTCGCCGACGCCGCGTGGACCGACGAGACCGACGCCGCGATGCGCGAGAGCCACCGCGACGGCATCGAGCGGGTCGGCCAGGACGTCGGCACCCCGGTGATCGCCGTCGAGGGCACCGCGTTCTTCGGCCCCGTCATCTCGCCCGCCCCGAAGGGTCAGCAGGCGCTCGACCTGTGGGACGGCGTCGTCGCGGCGGCCCGGTACCCCGGCTTCTTCGAGCTCAAGCGCTCCCGCACCGTCGGCCCGATCTTCGACACCGTCTGACGCGGCCGCCGTCGGCCGGGAGGCG
This window harbors:
- a CDS encoding DsbA family protein yields the protein MTDTAVDSSPTTPTAVDFWFDPTCPWAWMTSRWVGEVEQHRDLDVTWHVMSLFVLNEGQDIPENYKEALDRNQVYSRLVTAARLRHGQDVVKRLYDALGEHIHHRQEKDPQQVVPTVLEELGLEADLADAAWTDETDAAMRESHRDGIERVGQDVGTPVIAVEGTAFFGPVISPAPKGQQALDLWDGVVAAARYPGFFELKRSRTVGPIFDTV